From Candidatus Atribacteria bacterium, one genomic window encodes:
- a CDS encoding adenosylhomocysteinase: MNYEIKDISLADKGKDKIEWAEKQMPVLSTIRKRFNKEKPLKGIKISACLHVTTETANLARTLKEGGAKVSLCASNPLSTQDDVAASLVKDFEISVFAIKGENKDTYYQHIEQVLNCKPNITMDDGADLVSTIHSQKKELIKDIIAGTEETTTGVIRLRSMEKDKALKYPIIAVNDAQTKYLFDNRYGTGQSTIDGLLRATNILVAGKIFVICGYGWCARGLAMRANGMGAQVIITEVDPMKALEAVMDGYQVKSIKEAAKIGDIFITLTGDINVISIEEFPLMKDGVILANSGHFNVEINIGALEKLSVYKNKIREYIEEYTLESGKKINLLAEGRLLNLSAAEGHPASVMDMSFANQALSAEYLLKEGENLEKKVYCVPELIDKEIARLKLESMGIKIDKLSEEQEKYLSSWQMGT; the protein is encoded by the coding sequence ATGAATTATGAAATAAAAGATATTAGTTTGGCTGATAAAGGGAAGGATAAAATTGAATGGGCTGAAAAACAAATGCCTGTTCTTTCAACTATTAGAAAGAGATTTAATAAGGAAAAACCTCTCAAGGGAATTAAAATATCCGCTTGTCTTCACGTGACTACCGAGACAGCTAATCTGGCGAGAACTTTAAAAGAAGGAGGTGCAAAAGTATCCTTATGTGCTTCTAATCCTCTAAGTACTCAGGATGATGTAGCAGCTTCCCTGGTAAAGGATTTTGAAATTTCTGTATTTGCTATTAAGGGAGAGAATAAGGATACTTATTATCAGCATATTGAACAAGTGCTAAACTGTAAACCTAATATCACCATGGATGATGGGGCTGATTTGGTTTCAACTATTCATTCACAAAAGAAAGAGTTAATTAAAGACATTATTGCCGGTACTGAAGAAACCACTACCGGAGTTATTCGATTAAGAAGTATGGAAAAAGATAAAGCTCTAAAGTATCCGATTATTGCGGTAAATGATGCTCAGACTAAATATCTCTTCGATAATAGATATGGTACCGGACAGAGCACCATTGATGGATTACTAAGGGCTACTAATATTTTAGTCGCCGGTAAAATATTTGTTATTTGTGGGTATGGCTGGTGTGCTCGCGGTTTAGCAATGAGAGCTAATGGTATGGGCGCTCAGGTGATAATTACTGAAGTCGACCCCATGAAAGCATTAGAAGCAGTAATGGACGGCTACCAGGTAAAATCTATAAAAGAGGCAGCCAAGATCGGAGATATTTTTATAACCCTAACCGGAGATATAAATGTAATATCTATAGAAGAATTTCCTTTAATGAAGGATGGAGTAATTTTAGCTAATTCAGGACATTTTAATGTGGAGATTAATATAGGGGCATTAGAAAAATTATCCGTATACAAGAATAAGATTAGAGAGTATATTGAGGAATATACTTTAGAAAGCGGAAAAAAGATAAATCTTTTAGCGGAAGGAAGACTGCTAAATTTATCTGCTGCAGAAGGACATCCGGCAAGTGTAATGGATATGAGTTTTGCTAATCAAGCTTTATCCGCCGAATATTTGCTAAAAGAAGGGGAAAATTTAGAGAAAAAAGTTTATTGTGTTCCCGAGCTTATTGATAAAGAGATTGCCAGATTGAAATTAGAATCAATGGGAATAAAAATTGATAAACTTAGCGAAGAACAAGAAAAATATCTTTCTTCCTGGCAAATGGGGACCTAA